The proteins below come from a single Saccharopolyspora sp. SCSIO 74807 genomic window:
- a CDS encoding DUF3817 domain-containing protein, producing MKPGVLVAYRVMAYVTAVLLILLCATMVLKYLWPEGSATQLFGDTWTTTIGIGHGYLYIIYLFVALVTTVQLRIPYGRMLLVLLAGTIPFGAFFAERKVVLWHRLRTSGEPLPFERSSSAAAASGSTNS from the coding sequence GTGAAGCCTGGCGTGCTGGTCGCGTACCGGGTCATGGCGTACGTGACCGCGGTGCTGCTGATCTTGCTGTGCGCGACGATGGTGCTGAAGTACCTGTGGCCGGAGGGGTCGGCGACCCAGCTCTTCGGTGACACCTGGACCACGACCATCGGTATCGGCCACGGCTACCTCTACATCATCTACTTGTTCGTCGCGCTGGTGACCACGGTGCAGCTGCGGATTCCCTACGGGCGGATGCTGCTGGTGCTGCTGGCCGGCACCATCCCGTTCGGCGCGTTCTTCGCCGAGCGCAAAGTGGTGCTGTGGCACCGGTTGCGCACCAGCGGTGAGCCGCTTCCGTTCGAGCGATCGAGCAGCGCGGCGGCTGCATCGGGGTCGACGAACTCATGA
- a CDS encoding antitoxin, which produces MSEDDVAFIGSYAEQAGVNSRSAVLHQLVELLRSADLEDAYAAAWQEWDESGDTGIWDSTTADGISEAAR; this is translated from the coding sequence TTGTCGGAGGACGATGTCGCGTTCATCGGCTCCTACGCCGAACAGGCTGGCGTCAACTCCCGATCCGCGGTGCTCCACCAGCTCGTCGAACTACTGCGTAGCGCCGACCTGGAAGACGCTTACGCAGCGGCATGGCAGGAGTGGGACGAGTCCGGCGATACCGGGATCTGGGACTCCACGACCGCCGACGGAATCAGCGAAGCGGCGCGGTGA
- a CDS encoding LLM class flavin-dependent oxidoreductase, which translates to MSTSANSDRAPANGSGAPDEPDPIRGRAHGRSAVPLSILDLAPVGAATTPGDALATTTELAKSAESWGFHRLWVAEHHGMPGIASSSPSVVIAHLASATSTLRLGSGGVMLPNHAPLVVAEQFGTLQALHPGRIDLGIGRAPGTDQGTARALRRTSGPLSADDFPQQLGELMAFMGDGFPADHPYVEVQSVPHGQAPPVWLLGSSGFSAQVAGALGLPFAFAHHFSARNTIPAMELYRESFQPSAVLDEPYALIGVQTIAADTDEEALDLTRPIALNMLRLRRGSPGPIPSPEEAREYPYSEVEQSFVDSWLADAVYGSPQRVRTELEELRERTGANELMLTANMYDRESKLHSYELIAREYGLPGVA; encoded by the coding sequence ATGAGCACCTCGGCGAACTCCGACCGCGCACCGGCCAACGGCTCCGGCGCACCCGACGAGCCGGACCCGATCCGCGGGCGCGCGCACGGACGTTCGGCCGTTCCGCTTTCGATCCTCGACCTCGCGCCGGTCGGCGCGGCGACCACGCCGGGCGATGCGCTGGCGACCACGACCGAACTCGCCAAGTCCGCCGAGAGCTGGGGATTCCACCGGCTGTGGGTGGCCGAGCACCACGGGATGCCCGGCATCGCCAGCTCCTCCCCGTCGGTCGTGATCGCGCACTTGGCTTCGGCGACCAGCACGCTGCGGCTCGGTTCCGGCGGCGTGATGCTGCCCAACCACGCGCCGCTGGTCGTCGCCGAGCAGTTCGGCACCCTCCAAGCGCTCCACCCTGGCCGCATCGACCTGGGCATCGGGCGCGCACCCGGCACCGACCAGGGCACCGCCCGCGCACTGCGCCGCACCAGCGGGCCGCTGTCGGCGGACGACTTCCCGCAGCAGCTCGGGGAGCTGATGGCGTTCATGGGCGACGGTTTCCCCGCCGATCACCCCTACGTGGAGGTGCAGTCGGTGCCGCACGGCCAGGCGCCGCCGGTGTGGCTGCTGGGTTCCAGCGGGTTCAGCGCGCAGGTCGCCGGAGCGCTCGGCTTGCCGTTCGCGTTCGCGCACCACTTCAGCGCCCGCAACACGATCCCGGCGATGGAGCTCTACCGCGAGTCCTTCCAGCCCTCGGCGGTGCTGGACGAGCCGTACGCGCTGATCGGCGTGCAGACCATCGCCGCGGACACCGACGAGGAAGCGCTGGACCTGACCCGGCCGATCGCGCTGAACATGCTCCGGCTGCGCCGCGGCAGCCCCGGCCCGATCCCGAGTCCCGAGGAAGCGCGCGAATACCCGTACTCCGAGGTGGAGCAAAGCTTCGTGGACAGCTGGCTGGCCGACGCCGTCTACGGCTCGCCGCAGCGCGTGCGCACCGAACTGGAGGAGCTGCGCGAACGCACCGGGGCGAACGAGCTCATGCTCACCGCGAACATGTACGACCGGGAGTCCAAGCTGCACTCCTACGAGTTGATCGCCCGCGAATACGGGCTGCCCGGCGTGGCCTGA
- a CDS encoding heme o synthase, translating to MTSVPERVTDEPTTSAEPKRRGVLAAYLALTKPRVIELLLVTTIPAMFLAERGIPSPWLVLVTLAGGAMSAGSANALNCVADSDIDAVMHRTRSRPLVSYEVPRKHALIFGIVLGAASFGILALGANLLAAVLSLAAILFYVFVYTLVLKRRTSQNIVWGGAAGCMPVVIGWAAVAGKVEWPALVMFGVVFLWTPPHFWSLAMKYRDDYASAGVPMLPVVATPRQVSARILVYSYATVACTLLLVPATSWIYVAFAVLAGTAFLVVAQRLHGAVRRNGVANPMALFHLSNSYLTVLSVAIAVDAAVGLPSLG from the coding sequence ATGACCTCAGTTCCCGAACGAGTCACCGACGAACCCACCACCTCCGCGGAGCCGAAGCGGCGCGGCGTGCTGGCGGCGTACCTGGCGCTGACCAAGCCGCGGGTCATCGAGCTGCTGCTGGTGACCACCATCCCGGCGATGTTCCTGGCCGAGCGCGGCATTCCCTCGCCGTGGCTGGTGCTGGTCACGCTGGCGGGCGGTGCCATGTCCGCGGGCAGCGCGAACGCGCTGAACTGCGTGGCCGACTCGGACATCGACGCGGTCATGCACCGCACCCGCAGCCGCCCGCTGGTCAGCTACGAGGTGCCGCGCAAGCACGCGCTGATCTTCGGGATCGTGCTGGGCGCTGCGTCGTTCGGCATCCTCGCGCTGGGCGCGAACCTGCTGGCCGCGGTGCTGTCGCTGGCGGCGATCCTGTTCTACGTCTTCGTCTACACGCTGGTGCTCAAGCGCCGCACCTCGCAGAACATCGTGTGGGGCGGGGCAGCGGGCTGCATGCCCGTGGTGATCGGCTGGGCCGCGGTGGCGGGCAAGGTCGAGTGGCCCGCGCTGGTGATGTTCGGGGTGGTGTTCCTGTGGACACCGCCGCACTTCTGGTCGCTGGCGATGAAGTACCGCGACGACTACGCCAGCGCCGGGGTGCCGATGCTGCCGGTGGTGGCCACCCCGCGGCAGGTCTCGGCGCGGATCTTGGTCTACAGCTACGCCACGGTGGCCTGCACGCTGCTGCTGGTGCCCGCGACGAGCTGGATCTACGTCGCTTTCGCGGTGCTGGCGGGTACGGCGTTCCTGGTCGTGGCGCAGCGGCTGCACGGCGCGGTGCGGCGCAACGGGGTCGCCAATCCGATGGCGCTGTTCCACCTGTCGAACTCGTACCTGACGGTGCTTTCGGTGGCCATCGCGGTGGATGCGGCGGTCGGCCTGCCCAGCTTGGGCTGA
- a CDS encoding type II toxin-antitoxin system PemK/MazF family toxin, which yields MTSNISRVLPFQVLLRATECGLDNDSKSQAEQLRAVSFTRIRSRIGALPRKSLEALDAALRRHLDL from the coding sequence GTGACCTCGAACATCTCCCGCGTGCTGCCGTTCCAAGTGCTGCTAAGGGCGACCGAGTGCGGTCTGGACAACGACTCCAAATCCCAGGCCGAACAACTGCGCGCGGTCTCCTTCACGCGGATCCGGAGCCGGATAGGCGCGCTGCCCCGCAAATCACTCGAAGCACTCGACGCCGCGCTGCGACGCCATCTCGACCTGTGA